Proteins found in one Elgaria multicarinata webbii isolate HBS135686 ecotype San Diego chromosome 12, rElgMul1.1.pri, whole genome shotgun sequence genomic segment:
- the FHIP2B gene encoding FHF complex subunit HOOK-interacting protein 2B isoform X3 — protein MQCPLLHYLNVYRPVQKLLQLGSNALGPEPEKEVMQFVAVLCAKIRQEPALLPHILEGKRGDQPFDLHGAAAAEPVLAPTKPLPTPVGKGLSPEEASCGAPHRKPASCTLNLVTSLIGLCKSQKRKVALKAQENLLLLTSIDHPTAALALTQDSRLCSLVADHLCALYKAIPAAIHPADVATLQPVSWRLQGSRMEESSFPGQSSLEAFFGWLDLCDSLVKEAHPVVADAVSEAVGQRLFLGRLQPQLLQMSEHGILITTAILTGLVRQIRAPALLRELVVFVLGAEGERALPEDPEQPALLRPHLIERCNHLSDEITTATLRLFEELLQLPDQRIVQTLVLHNLEERSYILRGPAGQEELVTREEGPSEDGLELEEDPYFPDVSFQASTKPVCSALKPGTQPEGNVDVKEVVSSFLCLVPSEAKTSAYLEEAGYDTYVHDANVLFQECCANAAPWNWPQASQPLESCTAGSCFYEGHFLKVLFDRLTRILDQPYTVNLRVTSVLSRLALFPHPHLHEYLLDPYLALAPGCRSLFSVLIRVIGDLMQRIQRIPDFPTNLLLVRRWLMGLVPAESPISHQTLLEGVVVLEEFCKELAAIVFVKSMLDSPA, from the exons GTAATGCGTTGGGCCCTGAGCCAGAGAAGGAAGTGATGCAGTTTGTGGCTGTTCTGTGCGCAAAGATCAGACAGGAACCTGCCCTGCTCCCACATATTCTTGAG GGCAAGCGTGGGGATCAGCCCTTCGATCTTCACGGGGCAGCAGCAGCTGAACCAGTGTTGGCCCCCACCAAGCCCCTGCCCACACCTGTAGGCAAAGGGCTGAGTCCGGAGGAAGCTTCCTGTGGGGCACCACACAGGAAACCAGCCTCCTGCACCCTGAACTTGGTGACTTCTTTGATCGGCTTGTGCAAGAGCCAG AAGAGGAAGGTTGCACTGAAAGCTCAGGAGAATCTACTGCTGCTCACCAGCATTGACCACCCAACAGCTGCTCTAGCCTTGACGCAGGACAGCAGGCTGTGTTCCCTGGTGGCTGACCATCTCTGTGCTCTATACAAGGCCATcccagcagccatccaccctgCCGATGTTGCCACGCTTCAGCCAGTCAGCTGGAG GCTTCAGGGCAGCCGTATGGAGGAGAGCTCCTTTCCAGGGCAGTCTAGCCTGGAAGCTTTCTTTGGATGGCTAGACCTCTGCGATAGTCTTGTGAAAGAGGCTCACCCG GTTGTTGCAGATGCTGTAAGTGAGGCCGTGGGTCAGAGGCTCTTCCTGGGAAGGCTGCAGCCCCAGCTCTTGCAGAT GTCAGAACATGGCATTCTCATCACAACAGCTATTCTGACTGGTCTTGTGAGACAGATACGTGCTCCTGCCCTCCTCCGGGAATTGGTTGTGTTTGTGTTGGGGGCTGAGGGGGAGCGTGCCCTGCCGGAGGATCCAGAGCAGCCAGCACTTCTGCGTCCCCACCTGATCGAGCGCTGCAACCATCTGTCCGACGAG ATCACCACGGCCACCTTGAGGTTGTTTGAAGAGCTGCTTCAGCTTCCGGACCAGCGTATTGTGCAGACCCTGGTGCTGCACAACTTGGAGGAGCGCAGCTACATCCTGAGAGGCCCAGCAGGGCAAGAAGAACTGGTCACCCGAGAGGAAGGGCCCAGCGAGGATGGGCT AGAACTGGAGGAAGATCCCTATTTCCCAGATGTCAGTTTCCAGGCCTCCACGAAGCCAGTCTGTTCTGCTCTGAAGCCAGGCACCCAGCCTGAGGGGAATGTGGATGTGAAGGAGGTTGTCAGCAG cttcCTTTGCCTAGTTCCTAGTGAAGCAAAGACCTCTGCCTACCTGGAGGAGGCAGGATATGACACCTATGTCCATGATGCAAACGTGCTG TTCCAGGAATGTTGTGCCAACGCAGCGCCCTGGAACTGGCCCCAGGCTTCTCAGCCCCTGGAAAGCTGCACTGCCGGATCCTGCTTTTACGAGGGCCATTTCCTGAAGGTACTCTTTGACCGGCTGACACGGATCCTAGACCAG CCTTACACAGTGAACCTGCGAGTGACATCGGTGCTGTCCCGCCTGGCCCTCTTCCCTCACCCTCACCTGCACGAGTACCTTCTGGACCCCTACCTAGCCCTGGCCCCGGGCTGCCGGAGCCTCTTCTCAGTGCTGATCAGG GTAATTGGTGACCTGATGCAGAGAATCCAGCGGATACCAGACTTCCCCACGAACTTGCTGCTGGTCCGGAGGTGGCTAATGGGGCTGGTCCCTGCAGAATCACC GATTAGCCATCAGACACTCCTGGAGGGGGTGGTTGTACTTGAGGAATTCTGCAAGGAGCTGGCCGCCATTGTCTTTGTCAAGTCCATGCTGGACAGCCCCGCCTGA
- the NUDT18 gene encoding 8-oxo-dGDP phosphatase NUDT18: MAAEELEAVLSGGGWPVPGGGCCDSGPPEPPEPARLRRNTCYIVLAVLLNEKNEVLVMQEAKRECYGTWYLPAGRMEPQETIVEAMQREVQEETGLQCQPRTLLAVEERGPGWIRFVFLARHTGGTLKTLQEADAESLQAQWWDRERPNLSLRARDILPLMELALQYQAGPPPHPATLPAELPCAFICQRLLLVFVGASDALWVLLATAGVLHLPVAVSSTAELGSTLLVAVRQLLRKCLPQSQAAIHIRGLLGLQHLGKESGQNDGICFNVVSTMGDPGQPPKEAPPELQSKDFIWWEVGDEALRSKVLQRFHTSSFIPIHS; this comes from the exons ATGGCTGCAGAGGAGCTGGAGGCGGTGCTGAGCGGCGGGGGCTGGCCGGTGCCCGGCGGGGGCTGCTGCGACTCGGGCCCTCCGGAGCCGCCCGAGCCGGCGCGCCTGCGGAGGAACACCTGCTACATCGTGCTGGCCGTGCTGCTCAACGAAAAG AACGAAGTGCTGGTGATGCAGGAAGCCAAGCGCGAGTGCTACGGGACGTGGTACCTGCCGGCCGGCCGGATGGAGCCGCAGGAGACCATCGTGGAGGCCATGCAGCGGGAGGTGCAAGAGGAGACGGGCCTGCAGTGCCAGCCCCGCACGCTGCTGGCCGTGGAGGAGCGAGGCCCCGGCTGGATCCGCTTCGTCTTCCTCGCCCGACACACCG gtggcaccttgaagacctTGCAGGAGGCCGATGCGGAATCCCTGCAGGCCCAGTGGTGGGACAGGGAGCGGCCCAACCTCTCCCTCCGGGCGCGGGACATCCTGCCCTTGATGGAGCTCGCGCTGCAGTATCAAGCCGGCCCGCCGCCTCACCCCGCCACCTTGCCCGCCGAGCTGCCTTGTGCATTCATCTGCCAGCGGCTCCTGCTGGTCTTTGTGGGCGCCAGTGATGCCTTGTGGGTGCTTCTGGCAACGGCCGGAGTTCTGCACCTCCCCGTGGCAGTGAGCAGCACCGCAGAGCTGGGCAGCACCTTGCTGGTGGCTGTGCGTCAGCTGCTCCGGAAATGCCTGCCTCAGTCCCAGGCAGCCATCCACATCCGAGGCCTGCTGGGGCTACAGCACCTGGGCAAGGAGTCGGGGCAAAATGATGGCATCTGCTTCAATGTGGTGTCAACGATGGGGGACCCGGGCCAGCCACCGAAGGAGGCGCCCCCAGAATTGCAGAGCAAGGACTTCATCTGGTGGGAAGTTGGGGATGAGGCGCTGCGGAGCAAGGTTCTCCAGAGGTTCCACACGTCATCCTTTATCCCCATTCACAGCTAG